Proteins from a single region of Methanomassiliicoccus luminyensis B10:
- a CDS encoding phenylacetate--CoA ligase family protein translates to MLQKELFILAHQCGDASFYPTYKKMIQDQWKPYDELRHEQEGRLRNLIKFSYENIPYYHNLFKSLNRTPGDIRTINDLEKLPILTKEIIKEHWGEFKPAKLSSMKYYSQATGGSTGTPMQYRLSKFDRFMGGALLYRGWGYGGYELGDKMVFLAGSSLDVGTKSHLVKKIHEVSRNIRMLSSFDMGGPQMQRYADILGSFRPRFIRGYASSIYFFARWLEEKQISIPAPEGVFTTSEKLFPHMRKKISDIFDCDVYDNYGLNDGSISAFECSEHTGLHIDMERGLMEVIDDDGSQIEQGEGQILATSLHNYAMPFIRYVTGDKGSLLDEPCSCGRDYPLLKEVAGRQQEMLVTPEGKHIHGEFFTHIFWEVPKVKEFQIVQASSEKLIIKLVTEPDFNEANLESIKETIRLRSRGWDVEFRFVDSIDRSHAGKYKFVINEVSNV, encoded by the coding sequence ATGCTACAAAAGGAACTCTTCATACTAGCACATCAGTGTGGTGACGCGTCTTTCTATCCGACATATAAAAAAATGATTCAGGATCAATGGAAGCCATATGATGAGCTAAGGCACGAACAGGAAGGGCGACTGAGGAATCTTATTAAATTTTCCTATGAAAATATTCCATACTACCACAATCTTTTCAAGAGTCTCAATCGCACACCGGGAGATATACGAACGATTAATGATCTTGAGAAATTACCCATCCTAACTAAGGAGATAATTAAAGAGCATTGGGGGGAGTTCAAACCAGCGAAACTCTCATCGATGAAGTATTATAGTCAGGCGACTGGTGGGTCCACCGGTACGCCCATGCAGTATAGGCTATCTAAATTCGACCGCTTCATGGGGGGAGCGCTACTCTATCGCGGATGGGGGTATGGAGGTTATGAACTAGGAGACAAGATGGTTTTTCTGGCTGGCTCTTCCCTTGATGTTGGTACGAAATCACACCTGGTTAAAAAAATTCATGAAGTATCGAGAAATATTAGGATGCTGTCCTCGTTTGACATGGGGGGGCCCCAAATGCAAAGATATGCAGACATCCTCGGTTCCTTCCGCCCCCGATTCATCAGAGGTTATGCTTCATCCATCTATTTCTTTGCAAGATGGTTGGAGGAAAAACAAATCTCAATCCCGGCGCCTGAAGGTGTATTTACAACGTCCGAGAAGCTCTTCCCACACATGAGAAAGAAAATCAGTGATATATTTGATTGCGACGTGTATGATAATTACGGATTGAATGATGGTAGCATAAGTGCATTTGAGTGCTCTGAACATACCGGACTTCACATAGATATGGAGAGGGGACTTATGGAAGTCATTGATGACGATGGCAGTCAGATTGAACAGGGGGAGGGGCAGATACTAGCAACTAGCTTACATAACTATGCAATGCCGTTCATCAGATATGTCACGGGAGACAAAGGATCTCTGCTCGATGAGCCCTGTTCCTGTGGCAGGGATTACCCCCTATTAAAAGAAGTCGCTGGTCGGCAACAGGAGATGCTCGTAACTCCTGAGGGCAAGCATATTCATGGGGAATTTTTCACCCACATATTCTGGGAAGTACCCAAAGTCAAAGAATTTCAGATAGTTCAAGCATCTTCAGAGAAACTTATTATTAAGCTAGTTACAGAGCCCGATTTTAATGAGGCAAATCTTGAGAGCATCAAAGAAACGATTAGATTACGGAGCCGCGGATGGGATGTAGAATTTAGATTCGTAGATTCAATCGATCGAAGCCATGCAGGGAAATATAAATTCGTGATTAATGAGGTTTCGAATGTCTGA